AGACGAATAGATGAAACCTCTATCAAGTTTTTATGTGAATTTGCAGCCTATCATCATGAGCCTGACCTCACTTTTCTGATCGATGTAGCAGTAGAAACAGGATTAGGAAGAATCAATCCTGAATTAGCAGACCGTCTGGAACAGGAGTCAATGGATTTTCATCGCAGGGTAAGAAAGGGATTCCTGGATTTAGCAGAAAAACATCCTCGTATAATAATAATCGATGGACAAAAATCAATAAATGAGATAAATGGATTAATAATAGAAAAAGTAAAAGAATATATAAAAGAGAGGAGCAAATGAAATTAAAAGAAACCGGGAAAATATTTCTCTCATTAGGTTTGTTTGGCTGGATACTGATTGCAGTTATACTGGTTAGCAGCTACAAAGTAGATGCTCAAGACGTCAACAGGGAAAACATGTTCAAAAAGCTGGAACTGTTCAGTCAGGTACTTTTTAACCTGCAACAGAACTATGTTGATACCCTTAATACTGATGATTTGATCAATGCCGCCATTGATGGCATGCTGGATGAACTCGATCCGCATACAACTTTTTTTCAACCTGATGATTTTGAGAAATTTAATACAAGCACAAAAGGTGAATTCGGTGGTTTAGGTATTACAATAAATAAGATAGGTGATTATATCACAGTTGTTTCCCCCATAGAAGGTACTCCTGCATATAAGATGGGGATCATGGCTGGTGACAAGATATCTAAAGTTGATGGCGTAAGCGTTGTGGGAGTATCCACTGATGATGCAATTAATAAAATGCGTGGTGATGTAGGAACTAAGGTAGTGATCACTATCAAGCGCCCAGGAGTAAAGGAAGAGCTGGATTTCGAGATCATCCGCGATACTATTGTGATAAACAGCATACCCTACGCTTTTGTTATGGATAATGGCATTGGATATATCAGGGTACGTCAGTTTAATGCTAAAACTACCAAGGAACTACGAGCTGAACTTGATCGTCTCGAAAAGGAAGGAATGCGTGGCTTGCTGATTGATCTACGCTTTAATCCTGGAGGGCTGTTAACAGAGGCTGTAAATACCGTTAATGAATTTATCGGGAAAGATAAACGTGTTGTTTTCACCAAAGGAAAAACAGATTCAGCTAACCAGGAATATTTTACCCGTTATAATCGTCAGCGTTCAGGTTATCCGGTGATTGTGATGGTAAATGAAGCTTCTGCAAGTGCTTCGGAGATATTTGCAGGATCTATGCAGGATTATGACAGGGCATTAGTAGTGGGTAAAACCTCTTATGGTAAAGGTTCAGTCCAAAGACTTTTCCCACTCTCTGATGGTTATGGTGTAAAGGTAACCACTGCTAAATATTACATAAATTCTGGTCGCTGCATTCACAAAGACCTTAATGACAGGCTTATCAAAGATCCCCGGGTTCGCAATGGAGATATGAGCGAGGATGAAATAGAAAAACTGCGTGAAGAAGCAGATCAGGAGCATCTCAAGGATGTTCACTATACCGAAAAAGGCAGAATCGTGTATGGTGGTGGTGGAGTAAATCCAGATATGGAGATCAAGCAAGCCAAAATGACCAGACTGGGCATGGAATTACGACGCAAGAACCTTTCCTTTAATTTTACGGTTGATTATATGATCGATCACGAGCGTCAAGTTGAGCTCGATTTCGAGCCTGATCAGACTTTTATCGCCGATTTTCTGGAATTTGCCAAAGAAGATAGTGTGGAATGGACGGATACTGAATTAGACAGCACTATGAGTTGGATAACTAATAACCTTACCAGCAATATAATCAGCAAGAAGTTTGGTGACGTAGAAGGTTATAAGATAGCTATCAGAGATGATCAGCAGTTACAGGAAGCTCTTGTTATATTTGATAAGTGCAAAACTCTTGATGAGATGTTTGATTATGCACTGGAACAAAAAACCTTGAAGAAAGAAATGGCAAAAGAATAGCAGAAATGCTGGAATATAAAAAGGGGCAGAAATATTCTGCCCCTTTTTTATTTATTCGCATTTCAATGCTTTTATCGGGTTCTGAGTAACTGCCCTGATAGAATGATAACTTATAGAGATCATGGCAATGAAAAAAGACAGGCAAATAGATATCAGGAATATAGAGGGAGTGATCTCAATCTTGTAAGCGAAATTAATAAGCCATTTCTGCATGGCAAACCAGGCAAGCGGGAGAGCAATCAGGTTTGCAATTACTATCCATAGAACAAATTTTGAAGTCAGTAAATTGATAATTTGATAATTCTCTGCTCCCAGAACTTTCCTGATGCCAATTTCCTTTATTTTAAGTTCAGCATAATAAATCGACAATCCAAAAAGCCCCAAACAGGATATGATGACAGCTAGTGAAGTAAAAAGCAGAAATATCGTGTTCATTCTTTGTTCATTTTCATAAAGGGATGCCAGTTTTTCATCAACAAAAGAATAATTAAATACAGATCCCGGAGCAATTTCCTGAAATTTGTCTTTGATAAATTCAAGTGTTCCTTTGTAATCATTATTAGAGACACGAACAAGCAGATTTGATGACCAGCTGGGATTAAGTTCAATCACCAGAGGTTCTATTTTATTGTGCAATGAGGCAAAATGAAAGTTCTTCACGATTCCCACTATTTCAGCTTCAGTCCCTCTAAAATTCGATGCCATCTTCCCTACTGGATCATCAACTTGAATTGCGTTAAGAGCATTTTCATTCAGGATAAAAGCCGGATTCTCTGAAGTCCAGTCTTTAAAACTCTTTCCTGCGATCATTTCCAGCCCCAGAGTTTCAATATAATCATGATCTACGCGCAGATATCTGATAGGCGGTAATTCTGTATCTTCAGGGATAGATTCCATTCTGATATCTTCTACACTCAATCTTTCACCTGGAATATTGGAACACATGGTAACTCCCGTTATCCCGGAAAATGAAAGTAAATAATCTTTGAGAGTTTTTGTATTATCAATTGCTTCACGTCTAACATCGCCATAAAGTTGAACGGCAATCAGCTGATCTTTTTCATAGCCAAGTTCCTTATGGTTAAAGAATTGCAGTTGTTTATAGATGATCAAAGTACTGAAAATCATCATAGTCGAGATCACAAACTGAAAAATTATCAGAGAATGTCTGATGACAGAAGTAGTAGAATTTTTAGTCCTTTTATCCTTAAGGGCAGAATTTACTGAAAACATGCTCATAAAGATGGAAGGATATATACCAGAGATTAAACCGAAAATGAGAACCACTCCCATAATTATTGCCAGATTATCTAATCTGAAAATATGCAAAACAGATATCTGGATTCCAGTGATCGTATAGTAAAATGGTAAAATTATCTCTATCAGAGCAACTGCGAGAACTCCTGAGATCAAAGCGACGATCATAGATTCAATGAGAAACTGCAGAGTAAGATCCGCCTTCGCTGCACCAAGCACCTTGCGAACTCCTACTTCTCTCATGCGATTGAATGCCCGGGCTGTAGCAAGATTGATAAAATTTACTCCAGCAAGCACCAGGATAAGTATCGCAACAAACCCAAACACGTTCACATAAGTAATATCACTATTAGGACCCATCTCCTGCTCTAGATGTGAATTAAGATGTATCTCCTCTATTGGCTGGAAATGCAGCTTGATATAGTCAGCAGGCTTTTCATCACTACCTTCAAACCATTCCTGATAAAAGCTGTCAGTAAAGGAGACCAGATTAGCCTCTGCATTAGCAATATCTATATTTTCCTTCATCAAAACATAAGTATAGAAATAAGCCCACCCCTTTGATTCAAGCCAGTCAGCTGCATTATTTCCTTGCATCCGGTTATAAAACGTCTCCATAGAGATGAGATGATCAAACCTGAAATGAGTATTATATGGCAGATCCTTGAGCACTCCTGTGACTTCCATCTCATTGCCGCTTCCGTCATTTACCAGGAATTTACCCATTGGGTTTTGATCACCAAAATATTTCCGGGCAAAACTCTCTGTAAGGACAACAGAATTTGCATTTTGCAAGGCAGTTTCAGGTTTGCCTTTTAATAACTCTATATCAAATAGCTCAAATATACCTGGATCAGCAAAATAACCACGATCCTCCTGAAAACGGTTTACATTCTCATTCTCATCTGTATAGCTGATAAACTGTTTGTAAGTATATACCATCCTGATCACAGATTCTATTTCGGGAACGTAATCTGCTATCTCTAAACCGTGTAAAGGTGAAACAACTGCCCAGTGCTTGCCGTTTTCTTCCAGATTTTCATTTGTAATACGGTAAATTCGCTGATAATTACTGATCGTTTTCTCATAGCTTAGCTCTGATCGAATAAAGAAAAGGATCAAAAGGCTACAGGTTAAACCCAATACTAATCCAAAAATGTTAATGAAGCTGTTTAATTTGTTCTTCCATAAATTTCTAAATGCAATCTTAAAATAATTTCCAAACATGCATACTCCTGTTTTTATTTTTATATTGCGCCAGAAGGCTATGCCTTCAAATTTTAAGATCACTCCACCCATAGAAAATCTTTATTTATAAAATTCCTTTTTTAAATTTTTCGTCAAGCCAAAAATGATTATTTCCATATCCCACAAAAAATATCTAACCTGTCCCCCACTTCAATAACGAGCTAAATTAGACCTAATCTGTGCGATTCTGTTTTGTTTCAGATTGCTAATATCTGTAGTAGATTGAGTTGTGAAATATTGCAGGAATACCTTTATGGTATTTCAAAATCTTTCACAAATTCTAGCTGCCAAAGAGATTAGTGATATGAGCAAATGAGAATCCCTTAGGTTAGGTTAGAATATCCTCAAAAATTTTCTAGTCTCTAAGTAGATGATTTTTAT
The sequence above is a segment of the Candidatus Stygibacter australis genome. Coding sequences within it:
- a CDS encoding S41 family peptidase, with translation MKLKETGKIFLSLGLFGWILIAVILVSSYKVDAQDVNRENMFKKLELFSQVLFNLQQNYVDTLNTDDLINAAIDGMLDELDPHTTFFQPDDFEKFNTSTKGEFGGLGITINKIGDYITVVSPIEGTPAYKMGIMAGDKISKVDGVSVVGVSTDDAINKMRGDVGTKVVITIKRPGVKEELDFEIIRDTIVINSIPYAFVMDNGIGYIRVRQFNAKTTKELRAELDRLEKEGMRGLLIDLRFNPGGLLTEAVNTVNEFIGKDKRVVFTKGKTDSANQEYFTRYNRQRSGYPVIVMVNEASASASEIFAGSMQDYDRALVVGKTSYGKGSVQRLFPLSDGYGVKVTTAKYYINSGRCIHKDLNDRLIKDPRVRNGDMSEDEIEKLREEADQEHLKDVHYTEKGRIVYGGGGVNPDMEIKQAKMTRLGMELRRKNLSFNFTVDYMIDHERQVELDFEPDQTFIADFLEFAKEDSVEWTDTELDSTMSWITNNLTSNIISKKFGDVEGYKIAIRDDQQLQEALVIFDKCKTLDEMFDYALEQKTLKKEMAKE
- a CDS encoding ABC transporter permease yields the protein MFGNYFKIAFRNLWKNKLNSFINIFGLVLGLTCSLLILFFIRSELSYEKTISNYQRIYRITNENLEENGKHWAVVSPLHGLEIADYVPEIESVIRMVYTYKQFISYTDENENVNRFQEDRGYFADPGIFELFDIELLKGKPETALQNANSVVLTESFARKYFGDQNPMGKFLVNDGSGNEMEVTGVLKDLPYNTHFRFDHLISMETFYNRMQGNNAADWLESKGWAYFYTYVLMKENIDIANAEANLVSFTDSFYQEWFEGSDEKPADYIKLHFQPIEEIHLNSHLEQEMGPNSDITYVNVFGFVAILILVLAGVNFINLATARAFNRMREVGVRKVLGAAKADLTLQFLIESMIVALISGVLAVALIEIILPFYYTITGIQISVLHIFRLDNLAIIMGVVLIFGLISGIYPSIFMSMFSVNSALKDKRTKNSTTSVIRHSLIIFQFVISTMMIFSTLIIYKQLQFFNHKELGYEKDQLIAVQLYGDVRREAIDNTKTLKDYLLSFSGITGVTMCSNIPGERLSVEDIRMESIPEDTELPPIRYLRVDHDYIETLGLEMIAGKSFKDWTSENPAFILNENALNAIQVDDPVGKMASNFRGTEAEIVGIVKNFHFASLHNKIEPLVIELNPSWSSNLLVRVSNNDYKGTLEFIKDKFQEIAPGSVFNYSFVDEKLASLYENEQRMNTIFLLFTSLAVIISCLGLFGLSIYYAELKIKEIGIRKVLGAENYQIINLLTSKFVLWIVIANLIALPLAWFAMQKWLINFAYKIEITPSIFLISICLSFFIAMISISYHSIRAVTQNPIKALKCE